The Gammaproteobacteria bacterium genome window below encodes:
- a CDS encoding DUF1614 domain-containing protein, protein MLPPSLSPSRLLLVIFLIGFLLSFVQIGVLTIAFDKLGLSQASAFLLLFASLIGSAVNLPLFSIKAEPLDPQLVREPFRELVRDNLRRFKGKTLIAVNVGGCLIPLSFSYYLMRNTPVGILDVLLATLIVAAVCRTLSRPVPGLGITLPVFIAPVTAAVTALLLDPEHSAPLAYISGTLGVLIGADLLRLDSIRKMGSPIASIGGAGSFDGIFLTGLVAVLLA, encoded by the coding sequence ATGCTCCCCCCATCTCTTTCGCCCTCGCGTCTGCTGTTAGTCATCTTCCTGATCGGCTTTCTGTTGAGCTTTGTGCAGATCGGCGTACTGACCATCGCATTCGACAAGCTGGGCTTGTCGCAAGCCTCGGCCTTTCTGCTGTTGTTCGCCTCCCTCATCGGCAGCGCCGTCAATTTGCCGCTGTTCAGCATCAAGGCTGAACCCCTCGATCCTCAATTAGTGCGGGAACCGTTCCGCGAACTGGTGCGTGATAATCTGCGCCGCTTCAAGGGCAAGACCCTGATCGCCGTCAACGTGGGCGGCTGCCTTATCCCGTTGAGTTTTTCGTATTACCTTATGCGGAACACTCCAGTCGGCATCCTGGACGTGCTGCTCGCTACGCTGATCGTTGCCGCCGTGTGCCGCACCCTCAGCAGGCCCGTGCCCGGACTCGGCATCACCCTGCCGGTATTCATCGCGCCCGTCACCGCGGCGGTGACCGCGTTGCTGCTCGACCCCGAGCACAGCGCGCCTTTGGCATACATTTCCGGCACTTTGGGCGTGTTGATCGGCGCCGATCTGCTGCGGCTCGACAGCATTCGCAAGATGGGCTCGCCCATCGCCTCCATAGGCGGCGCGGGCAGCTTCGACGGCATCTTTCTCACCGGTCTCGTCGCGGTGTTGCTCGCGTGA
- a CDS encoding SDR family NAD(P)-dependent oxidoreductase — MKTVLITGCSSGIGLCLAEGLRVRGYRVFATARKPEDVAALAERGLESLHLDLDDSTSILAAVETIIQRSGGRLDALINNAAYGQPGAVEDLRRDVLRAQFETNLFGLLELTNQVIPLMRKRGHGRIIIIGSLLGYVAMPYRGAYNASKYALEGLTDTLRLELAGSGISVSLVEPGPTKSKFRINAYTAYKKNIHPEQSAHRERYAGLERRLTKAGPAAPFTSPPEAVLRKVIHALESPRPRIRYYIGLPSHLFALLKRLLPQRLLDSLLLRISRNEMRE, encoded by the coding sequence GTGAAAACCGTGCTCATCACCGGCTGCTCCAGCGGCATCGGTCTGTGTCTGGCGGAAGGTTTGCGGGTGCGCGGTTATCGTGTGTTCGCCACGGCACGCAAGCCGGAGGATGTCGCGGCTCTAGCGGAGCGCGGGTTGGAGAGTCTGCATTTGGATCTCGATGACTCAACGTCCATTCTCGCGGCCGTCGAAACCATCATCCAACGCAGCGGCGGGCGGCTCGATGCGCTCATCAATAACGCGGCGTACGGCCAGCCTGGCGCGGTCGAAGATTTGCGGCGTGATGTGTTGCGGGCGCAGTTTGAGACCAATCTGTTTGGCTTACTGGAACTAACCAACCAAGTCATTCCATTGATGCGCAAGCGGGGTCACGGACGGATTATCATCATCGGCTCGTTGTTGGGCTACGTCGCCATGCCCTATCGCGGCGCCTACAATGCGTCTAAATACGCCCTGGAAGGGCTTACCGATACCTTGCGTTTAGAGCTCGCTGGCAGCGGGATTTCCGTATCGCTGGTCGAGCCCGGACCGACCAAGAGCAAGTTTCGCATCAACGCGTATACAGCGTACAAAAAAAATATCCATCCCGAACAGAGCGCGCATCGTGAACGCTATGCCGGGCTGGAGCGGCGTCTTACCAAGGCAGGCCCGGCCGCGCCCTTTACCTCCCCGCCCGAAGCAGTGTTACGCAAAGTGATTCACGCCCTGGAGAGCCCGCGCCCACGTATCCGTTACTATATCGGTCTCCCCAGCCATCTATTCGCCCTACTCAAACGCCTGTTGCCGCAACGGCTATTGGATAGTCTGTTGTTGCGCATCTCCCGCAACGAGATGCGAGAATGA
- a CDS encoding symmetrical bis(5'-nucleosyl)-tetraphosphatase — MTIYAIGDVQGCFDELQILLKQIGFEAGRDRLWFTGDLVNRGPKSLQVLRFVKGLAGDAVTVLGNHDLHLLAVAEGSDRYRYNDTFDDVLNAPDGDELLDWLRHRPLLHHDAKLGYTLVHAGLPPQWDLAQAEACAAEVEAVLRGRRYGEYFEHMYGNQPELWSDDLTGWERLRFITNCFTRLRYCDKDGRLALEDKGVPGSQTDGYLPWFAAPGRRSAGLNIIFGHWSTLGERADAGAYPLDTGCVWGGSLTALRLDGEPRWYRIPCPQFSEPD, encoded by the coding sequence ATGACGATTTATGCAATCGGCGATGTGCAAGGTTGTTTCGATGAGTTGCAAATCCTCTTGAAGCAGATCGGCTTCGAGGCGGGGCGCGACAGGTTGTGGTTTACCGGAGACCTGGTCAATCGCGGCCCAAAGTCGTTACAGGTACTGCGCTTTGTCAAAGGTCTGGCGGGTGACGCCGTGACGGTATTAGGTAACCACGATCTGCATCTGCTCGCGGTGGCGGAGGGTAGTGATCGCTACCGCTACAACGATACCTTTGATGACGTGCTGAATGCGCCGGATGGCGATGAGCTGTTGGATTGGCTGCGGCACCGGCCGTTGCTGCATCATGATGCCAAGCTGGGTTATACCCTGGTACACGCCGGCCTGCCCCCGCAGTGGGATTTGGCGCAGGCCGAGGCATGCGCCGCAGAGGTGGAGGCGGTGCTGAGGGGACGGCGCTATGGCGAGTATTTTGAGCATATGTACGGAAATCAACCCGAACTCTGGTCGGACGATCTCACGGGTTGGGAGCGGCTGCGTTTCATCACCAATTGCTTTACGCGCCTGCGTTATTGCGATAAGGATGGGCGGCTTGCTCTGGAAGACAAAGGCGTGCCGGGCAGCCAGACCGATGGCTATCTGCCCTGGTTCGCGGCGCCGGGGCGGCGCAGCGCCGGCCTAAATATCATTTTCGGCCACTGGTCCACGCTCGGTGAACGAGCCGATGCAGGTGCTTATCCACTCGACACCGGTTGCGTGTGGGGCGGGAGTTTGACCGCGCTGAGATTGGATGGAGAACCGCGCTGGTACCGCATACCTTGCCCGCAATTTTCCGAGCCCGATTGA
- a CDS encoding PD40 domain-containing protein, whose translation MLKRFVIPLILAGLIAAPSALANETKLSEEMMGQVDVRNWIADSFKESPDGRRYAYVIQVGKKHQQAVVVDGKRGKIYDAIGAHTPFFSPDSKHVAYLARSKNQWHLVQDGVERKGYDGLAGPVFSPDSTKLAYKAKRGDKAVVVINGKEGPPFDSLGEREHALVFSPDGKRIAYMVREGSKQHVVVDGVKGDAYEMVGAGTLVFSPDSQHYAHRAYGDGNEFAVLDGTPQRAYHGIGSIVPVFSPDSQRLAYVAESDGRQFLVINGVEGKRYDDIISATPQFSRDGLHIAFTARSKFANKELSDGREFVVVDGREGKLYTRIKSFDPVFSPDGQHVAYVAELDGKQFLVVDDKEQERYDDLGAYSPFFSPDSKQVAYRASIGEQLFVVMNGEEHTKYEGIGRGNPLFSPDGKHIAYRAMRDNKHFVVFDRQEGKSYDLILPEIRFNSATLMSYLAIKDNKIYRVKAGW comes from the coding sequence ATGTTGAAACGATTTGTAATACCCCTCATTTTGGCTGGCCTCATCGCTGCGCCGAGCGCGCTGGCCAATGAAACCAAACTTTCCGAAGAGATGATGGGACAGGTGGATGTGCGTAACTGGATCGCGGACTCGTTCAAGGAAAGTCCGGACGGCCGTCGTTACGCCTATGTCATACAGGTGGGCAAGAAACATCAGCAGGCGGTAGTGGTGGACGGCAAGCGCGGGAAGATCTACGACGCCATCGGTGCGCATACCCCGTTTTTCAGCCCGGACAGCAAGCATGTCGCTTATCTCGCACGTAGCAAGAATCAATGGCATCTTGTCCAAGACGGCGTGGAGAGGAAGGGCTATGACGGCCTCGCGGGGCCGGTGTTCAGCCCCGACAGCACGAAACTTGCCTACAAGGCAAAGCGTGGCGATAAGGCGGTGGTGGTTATCAACGGCAAGGAGGGCCCGCCATTCGACAGTCTTGGCGAACGCGAACACGCGCTAGTGTTCAGCCCCGACGGCAAGCGTATCGCCTACATGGTGCGCGAGGGGAGCAAACAACATGTGGTCGTGGATGGCGTCAAGGGCGATGCGTATGAAATGGTCGGCGCCGGAACCCTGGTGTTCAGTCCCGACAGCCAACATTACGCCCACCGGGCGTATGGCGACGGTAATGAGTTCGCGGTGTTGGACGGCACGCCGCAGCGGGCGTATCACGGCATAGGCTCGATTGTCCCGGTGTTCAGTCCCGATAGCCAACGGCTTGCTTATGTGGCGGAGAGCGATGGCCGGCAATTCCTGGTTATCAACGGCGTAGAAGGCAAGCGCTACGACGACATTATCAGCGCGACGCCGCAATTCAGCCGCGACGGCCTGCATATCGCCTTCACCGCCCGCTCAAAGTTCGCCAATAAGGAATTGTCCGACGGTAGGGAATTCGTCGTGGTGGATGGACGCGAGGGCAAGCTGTATACGCGCATCAAGTCCTTCGACCCGGTATTCAGTCCCGACGGCCAACATGTCGCTTATGTCGCCGAGCTCGACGGCAAGCAATTCCTGGTCGTGGATGACAAGGAACAAGAGCGTTACGATGACCTCGGCGCCTACTCGCCCTTTTTCAGCCCGGACAGCAAGCAGGTGGCCTATCGCGCCAGCATCGGCGAGCAGCTGTTTGTCGTCATGAACGGCGAAGAACATACCAAATACGAGGGCATTGGGCGTGGCAATCCGCTGTTCAGCCCCGACGGCAAGCATATCGCCTACCGCGCCATGCGCGACAACAAACACTTCGTGGTTTTCGACCGCCAGGAAGGGAAATCCTATGACCTCATCTTGCCGGAGATCCGCTTTAATTCCGCCACCCTGATGAGCTATCTTGCGATCAAGGACAACAAGATCTACCGGGTGAAGGCCGGCTGGTAA
- a CDS encoding DUF2892 domain-containing protein: MKANMGNTERVIRIIAGLALLSLLFILEGNVKYVGLIGLILLATAAVSWCPMWALLGINTCSAETHKPAM, encoded by the coding sequence ATGAAGGCGAATATGGGAAATACCGAACGGGTCATCCGCATCATCGCCGGGCTGGCCCTGTTATCCCTGTTATTTATTTTGGAAGGGAATGTCAAATACGTGGGCCTGATCGGCCTGATCCTGCTGGCCACGGCAGCGGTAAGCTGGTGTCCTATGTGGGCGCTGCTCGGCATCAATACTTGTTCGGCTGAGACGCACAAACCAGCCATGTAG
- the folA gene encoding type 3 dihydrofolate reductase: MRISLIAALGNNRVIGKDNAMPWHLPADLKYFKRITLGKPIIMGRKTFDSIGRPLPGRTSIIVTRDPDYRADGCVTVSSVDAALQAAEGAEEVMVIGGAELFKQILGRADRIYLTEIHADFAGDTHFPALDKAEWRETERQDHPADDYNPYPYSFVVLDKVKPDHQAALGKGAA; encoded by the coding sequence ATGAGAATTTCACTCATCGCGGCCTTGGGTAACAATCGCGTCATCGGCAAAGACAACGCCATGCCGTGGCACCTGCCTGCGGACTTGAAGTATTTCAAGCGCATTACCCTTGGCAAGCCCATCATCATGGGCCGCAAGACCTTCGACTCCATCGGCCGGCCGCTGCCCGGCCGCACCAGCATCATCGTCACGCGCGACCCGGATTACCGCGCCGATGGCTGCGTGACCGTCAGCTCCGTTGACGCCGCCCTGCAGGCCGCCGAGGGTGCTGAAGAGGTCATGGTGATAGGCGGGGCGGAGCTTTTCAAGCAGATTCTGGGCCGCGCCGATCGGATTTATTTGACTGAAATCCATGCGGATTTTGCCGGCGATACCCACTTTCCGGCGCTCGACAAAGCAGAGTGGCGGGAGACGGAGCGGCAGGACCATCCCGCCGATGATTATAATCCTTACCCCTATAGCTTTGTGGTCCTGGATAAGGTCAAACCCGATCACCAGGCCGCGCTTGGCAAAGGCGCTGCATAA
- a CDS encoding alpha/beta hydrolase gives MTTPTLYYATNRNHLGQDRWKPEGYGSKFSQDGVENLRFGRLTLEADQTSIEKHLNKNMQVCGKGDGERLSGYLAERAEFAKIKAYEEKLNPNVSDAHQKNIKLGSQAMFADLKADMENNSDVLVYIHGFNVSWREAVGAALALQLMLNHTEAADPEQHLVVVLFTWPSDGLALPFTSYRSDRSEARGSGSAFGRGLLKLRDYLCALRDRSRGGAELCGQDIHLLCHSMGNYLLQHTIERIDQYTPGDALPRLFEQIFLCAPDVDDDALEKPDKLGRVQELARTVSLYHNRGDTAMMVSDYTKGNPERLGAGGAAHPTLLHNKIQQIDCTPIVSGLAEHSYYLSGFPNGDIRQSIDGLPQDDSGRRRARDGSLANVWRMK, from the coding sequence ATGACCACACCGACACTCTACTATGCCACCAACCGCAATCATCTAGGGCAGGATCGCTGGAAACCGGAAGGCTATGGAAGCAAGTTCAGTCAGGACGGCGTCGAGAACCTGCGCTTCGGCAGGCTGACGCTGGAGGCGGATCAAACGAGCATTGAGAAACATTTGAATAAAAACATGCAGGTGTGCGGCAAGGGCGACGGCGAAAGGCTCAGCGGCTACCTGGCCGAGCGCGCCGAATTCGCAAAGATCAAAGCCTATGAAGAAAAGCTAAATCCGAACGTATCAGATGCCCATCAAAAAAACATCAAACTAGGTTCGCAAGCCATGTTTGCTGATCTCAAAGCGGATATGGAAAATAACAGCGATGTGTTGGTCTATATCCATGGTTTCAATGTAAGCTGGCGCGAGGCGGTGGGCGCTGCGCTGGCGCTGCAATTGATGCTTAACCATACCGAGGCCGCCGATCCCGAACAGCATCTTGTGGTGGTGCTGTTTACCTGGCCGTCCGACGGCCTTGCCTTACCCTTTACCTCATATCGGTCAGACCGCTCCGAGGCGCGCGGTTCCGGCAGCGCCTTTGGGCGCGGATTGTTAAAATTACGCGATTATCTCTGCGCCCTGCGCGACCGGTCGCGAGGCGGCGCAGAGCTATGCGGACAGGATATTCACCTCTTGTGCCACTCGATGGGCAACTACTTGCTGCAACATACGATAGAGCGCATTGATCAATACACCCCCGGCGATGCCTTGCCGCGCCTTTTTGAGCAGATCTTTTTGTGCGCCCCCGACGTGGATGACGATGCCCTGGAAAAGCCCGACAAACTGGGCCGGGTGCAGGAATTGGCACGCACTGTCAGCCTCTATCACAACCGCGGCGACACGGCGATGATGGTCTCCGACTACACCAAGGGCAACCCCGAACGCCTGGGCGCCGGCGGCGCCGCCCATCCAACCCTGCTGCACAACAAGATCCAGCAGATTGATTGCACCCCCATCGTCAGCGGCTTGGCAGAGCATAGCTACTACCTCAGCGGTTTCCCCAATGGCGACATCCGTCAATCTATTGATGGTCTGCCGCAGGACGACAGCGGCAGACGCCGCGCGCGCGATGGAAGTTTGGCCAATGTCTGGAGGATGAAGTGA
- a CDS encoding cytosolic protein, which translates to MLKRKNPYLFKAKNVQLAQDLVKTLLDAHLSSQEETIFGDFLEGLAIYINTIVYTGRKSSTEGIDLEFDKDSIRYIVSIKSGPNWGNSSQIKKMREHFKTAGRILRQRNSALQVVAVNGCCYGTDASPDKGDYFKYCGQRFWGFVSGEPNLYLEIIEPLGHKAKEKNEEFIKKYSQIVNQFTFEFSKSFCQDGYISWDALVRFNSDGKSDKR; encoded by the coding sequence CTGCTGAAACGTAAAAACCCTTATTTGTTCAAAGCTAAAAATGTGCAGTTAGCGCAAGACCTGGTCAAAACCCTGTTGGATGCGCATCTATCCTCTCAGGAGGAAACCATTTTCGGCGACTTTCTGGAGGGGTTGGCAATTTATATCAACACCATCGTCTATACAGGGCGAAAATCCTCAACCGAGGGCATTGATCTTGAATTCGACAAAGATAGTATTCGCTATATTGTTTCCATCAAGTCCGGCCCAAACTGGGGAAACAGCAGTCAAATTAAAAAAATGCGCGAGCACTTCAAAACCGCTGGGCGTATTTTGCGTCAGAGAAATTCAGCTCTACAAGTAGTTGCCGTTAATGGCTGTTGCTATGGCACAGATGCCAGCCCCGACAAAGGTGATTACTTCAAGTACTGCGGACAAAGGTTTTGGGGGTTCGTATCAGGCGAGCCGAACCTGTATCTTGAAATTATTGAACCGCTTGGGCATAAAGCCAAAGAGAAGAACGAGGAATTTATCAAAAAGTATTCGCAGATAGTCAATCAGTTTACTTTCGAATTTTCAAAAAGCTTTTGCCAGGACGGGTATATAAGTTGGGATGCGTTGGTTCGTTTTAATTCTGATGGGAAATCAGATAAACGATAG
- a CDS encoding thymidylate synthase: MKQYLQFLRHIREHGTHKGDRTGTGTLSVFGYQMRFNLNEGFPLVTTKKLHLKSVIHEMLWFLSGDTNIKYLNDNGVRIWNEWADENGDLGPVYGEQWRAWKSADGRRIDQIGELIEQIKTNPNSRRLIVSAWNVGELEKMALPPCHAFFQFYVADKKLSCQLTQRSCDAFLGVPFNIAEYALLTHMVAQQCGLGVGDFIWTGGDCHIYLNHLEQVDLQLTRTLYPLPTLNIKRKPASILAYQFDDFEILNYQAHPAIKASVAV; the protein is encoded by the coding sequence ATGAAGCAATATCTGCAATTTCTACGACACATCCGCGAGCACGGTACACACAAGGGCGACCGCACCGGCACCGGCACCTTAAGCGTGTTCGGTTATCAGATGCGTTTTAATTTGAACGAAGGCTTTCCGCTGGTTACCACCAAGAAACTACACCTCAAGTCCGTCATCCACGAGATGCTGTGGTTCTTGAGCGGCGACACCAACATTAAATATCTTAACGACAACGGCGTGCGTATCTGGAATGAATGGGCGGACGAAAACGGCGACCTCGGCCCGGTGTATGGCGAGCAGTGGCGCGCCTGGAAAAGCGCCGACGGGCGCCGCATAGACCAGATCGGCGAACTGATAGAACAGATCAAGACCAACCCCAACTCGCGGCGATTAATTGTAAGCGCCTGGAACGTAGGCGAGTTGGAAAAGATGGCGCTCCCCCCTTGTCACGCCTTTTTTCAATTTTACGTGGCGGATAAAAAATTATCCTGCCAACTCACCCAGCGCTCCTGCGACGCCTTCCTCGGCGTGCCCTTCAACATCGCGGAATATGCACTACTCACTCACATGGTTGCTCAGCAGTGTGGTTTGGGAGTAGGCGATTTCATCTGGACCGGCGGTGACTGCCACATTTACCTGAACCATCTCGAACAGGTGGATTTACAACTTACCCGCACACTTTACCCGTTGCCTACGCTCAACATCAAACGCAAACCCGCTTCAATCCTTGCTTACCAGTTTGATGATTTCGAGATTCTGAATTATCAAGCGCATCCGGCCATCAAGGCATCGGTGGCAGTGTAA
- a CDS encoding prolipoprotein diacylglyceryl transferase, producing the protein MLRYPQIDPVALHLGPISIHWYGLMYLVGFAAAWWLGRWRAQRPGSNWMPEQIGDLIFYSALGAVLGGRLGYVLFYDLPGFLDAPLNIIKVWQGGMSFHGGLMGVLIAMWLFGRRYRKTFFEVTDFVAPLAPIGLGAGRIGNFINGELWGKVSDVPWAMVFPNGGPLARHPSQLYQAFLEGLVLFVILWLYSSKPRPTMAVSGLFLLCYGAFRFIVEFVRMPDAQLGYLAFGWLTMGQALSVPMIVAGLTLLWFSYRKSSIHNI; encoded by the coding sequence ATGCTCCGCTACCCCCAGATTGATCCTGTCGCCCTTCATCTCGGCCCAATCAGCATCCACTGGTATGGCCTCATGTACCTCGTCGGGTTCGCCGCCGCCTGGTGGTTGGGCCGCTGGCGCGCGCAACGGCCCGGTTCGAATTGGATGCCGGAACAGATCGGCGATTTAATTTTCTACAGTGCGCTGGGCGCGGTGCTGGGTGGCAGGCTCGGCTATGTGCTGTTCTACGACCTCCCCGGTTTTCTCGACGCCCCACTGAACATCATCAAGGTCTGGCAGGGCGGCATGTCGTTTCACGGCGGATTGATGGGCGTCCTGATCGCCATGTGGCTCTTCGGCCGCCGTTACCGCAAGACCTTCTTTGAGGTCACGGATTTTGTCGCACCGCTGGCGCCCATCGGTCTTGGCGCGGGGCGCATCGGCAACTTCATCAACGGCGAACTGTGGGGCAAGGTGAGCGACGTGCCGTGGGCGATGGTGTTCCCCAACGGCGGACCTCTCGCGCGCCATCCTTCGCAGCTTTATCAGGCCTTTTTGGAAGGCCTGGTGCTGTTTGTTATCCTTTGGCTCTACTCCAGCAAACCGCGCCCTACGATGGCGGTCTCCGGCCTGTTTTTACTTTGCTATGGCGCATTCCGTTTTATCGTGGAATTCGTGCGCATGCCCGATGCCCAGTTGGGTTATCTCGCCTTCGGCTGGCTCACGATGGGGCAAGCGCTGTCCGTCCCGATGATTGTGGCCGGTTTGACGCTCCTATGGTTTTCTTATCGAAAATCTTCCATCCATAATATTTAG
- a CDS encoding class I SAM-dependent rRNA methyltransferase, which produces MSTPKTLAPLRLKKKEERRLHTGHLWVFSNEVDVAHTPLTGFEPGQLVSIEASNGAVLGTGYANPHSLICARLVSRDPHYVLDQSLLVHRLNIALSLRERLFDKPYYRLVFGEGDALPGLVVDRYGDVLVVQLTTAGMERVKIEVVAALQKVIKPRAIVLRNDTSSRALEGLPKYVETVLGETPEWVRLEENGVVFDVPVLTGQKTGWFYDHRMNRARMQHYVKDRRVLDVFSYLGGWGVQAAAAGASEVLCVDSSQSALAQLRHNAALNGVTERVTGIQADAFDALKSLRAERQKFDVVILDPPAFIKRKKDLKQGLQAYHQLNQMAMQVLAKDGILISASCSYHLESNALQDVLLQTSRHVDRNLQILEQGQQGPDHPVHPAIPETRYLNAFFTRVYLG; this is translated from the coding sequence ATGAGCACTCCAAAAACCCTCGCGCCGTTGCGTCTGAAAAAGAAAGAAGAGCGCCGCCTGCACACCGGTCATCTGTGGGTATTCAGTAACGAGGTGGACGTCGCGCACACGCCGCTGACGGGTTTCGAACCCGGCCAGCTTGTCAGCATCGAGGCGAGTAATGGCGCCGTGCTCGGCACCGGCTATGCCAATCCGCACTCGCTCATCTGCGCGCGGTTGGTGAGCCGTGACCCGCACTACGTGCTCGATCAGTCGCTGCTGGTGCACCGCCTCAATATCGCACTGTCACTGCGCGAACGGTTGTTCGACAAGCCTTATTATCGCCTGGTGTTCGGCGAGGGCGATGCCCTGCCGGGCCTGGTGGTGGACCGCTACGGCGATGTACTGGTCGTGCAACTCACCACCGCGGGCATGGAGCGCGTCAAAATAGAGGTGGTCGCCGCTCTGCAAAAAGTCATCAAGCCCCGCGCCATCGTTCTGCGCAACGATACTTCCAGTCGCGCTCTGGAAGGCTTGCCAAAGTATGTTGAAACGGTACTGGGTGAAACCCCCGAGTGGGTCAGGCTGGAAGAAAACGGCGTAGTGTTCGACGTCCCGGTATTGACCGGACAAAAAACCGGCTGGTTTTACGACCACCGCATGAATCGTGCACGCATGCAGCACTATGTAAAAGACCGGCGCGTGTTGGATGTTTTCAGCTATCTCGGTGGCTGGGGCGTGCAGGCCGCAGCGGCGGGAGCGAGCGAGGTGCTGTGCGTGGATTCCTCCCAGAGCGCCCTAGCTCAACTCCGCCACAATGCCGCGCTCAATGGCGTCACGGAGCGCGTCACGGGCATACAGGCCGATGCCTTCGACGCGCTCAAATCACTGCGCGCCGAGCGCCAAAAATTCGATGTCGTGATACTCGATCCGCCAGCCTTCATCAAACGCAAAAAAGACCTCAAGCAGGGCTTGCAGGCTTATCACCAACTCAACCAAATGGCCATGCAAGTGTTGGCGAAGGACGGCATTCTGATTTCAGCCTCCTGTTCCTACCACCTTGAATCCAACGCTCTGCAAGACGTGCTGTTGCAGACCAGCCGTCATGTAGACCGCAACCTGCAAATCCTCGAACAGGGCCAGCAAGGCCCCGATCACCCCGTCCACCCCGCCATCCCCGAAACCCGCTACCTCAATGCCTTTTTTACTCGCGTCTATCTAGGGTAG
- a CDS encoding glycosyltransferase family 39 protein, producing the protein MLGKRGAILALPVFLLSLPLLKAVLMQSAGLELHFDEAQYWEWSRQLDWSYYSKGPLVAWLIALSETLFGHGAWQARLPAWLAYSGFLALLFYFAQQVWNSRAASGWVLLLGLTTPLFFTLGSVMTTDILLLLLWTWGLWAAWRALFRGRSLAWYEFGAAAGLGGLTKLSIVLLPVFVGGWLLLTRAGREQLKTPHPWLAALLALVLFSPVVLWNAQHDWVMFRHELGHVAHDTWSLNSLLDFSLTQIFTLSPLVVLAAASVLWRKPASEQQRFLWYSSLFLLGFFLIKAFSAKVQLNWAAPGYIGFLILFAGQLPNLARVKRAFVYVGVFMSLTMIAIGHFPYSFGLASQQDPFRKMRAWQAPVATVQIALEEAGKPIEFILTDSYTLAGELAFYWLTPMPVYITGNATRRYNQHDLWPGIEREAGRNGAYISTSTEPPPELLRAFTHCVLLPPVTAYAPDGAVLRTLYARHCTGYQPITWPRPSRY; encoded by the coding sequence ATGCTCGGCAAGAGAGGCGCCATCCTCGCCCTGCCGGTTTTTTTACTCAGCCTGCCGCTCCTCAAGGCCGTGCTGATGCAGAGCGCAGGTCTGGAGCTGCACTTCGATGAGGCCCAGTACTGGGAATGGTCACGCCAGCTTGACTGGTCTTATTATTCCAAGGGCCCGCTGGTCGCTTGGCTGATTGCATTATCCGAAACCCTATTCGGCCACGGCGCCTGGCAAGCCCGCCTCCCCGCCTGGTTGGCCTACAGCGGTTTCCTTGCTCTGTTGTTCTACTTTGCACAACAAGTGTGGAACAGCCGCGCGGCGAGCGGGTGGGTGCTGCTGTTGGGGCTCACCACGCCGCTGTTCTTCACTCTCGGATCGGTGATGACCACCGACATCCTGTTGTTGCTGCTGTGGACATGGGGTCTGTGGGCCGCGTGGCGTGCGCTGTTTCGCGGCCGGTCACTTGCGTGGTATGAGTTCGGCGCGGCGGCGGGCCTCGGAGGGCTGACCAAGCTCAGCATAGTCTTGCTGCCTGTTTTTGTTGGGGGGTGGCTGCTGCTCACCCGCGCCGGCCGCGAGCAACTCAAGACCCCCCATCCGTGGCTGGCGGCGCTGCTGGCCCTGGTCCTGTTCAGCCCGGTGGTCCTCTGGAACGCTCAGCACGATTGGGTCATGTTTCGTCACGAGCTGGGTCATGTCGCGCATGACACATGGTCGCTGAACAGCCTGCTGGATTTTTCACTGACTCAAATTTTTACCTTGTCGCCGCTGGTGGTGTTGGCGGCGGCCAGCGTGTTATGGCGCAAGCCTGCATCCGAGCAGCAACGCTTCTTGTGGTATTCGTCGCTGTTCCTGTTAGGATTTTTTTTAATCAAGGCGTTCAGCGCCAAGGTTCAACTCAACTGGGCGGCGCCGGGTTATATCGGATTTCTGATTCTGTTCGCGGGACAGCTACCCAATCTCGCGCGCGTGAAGCGGGCGTTTGTTTACGTCGGGGTGTTCATGTCGCTGACGATGATCGCGATCGGCCATTTTCCCTATAGCTTTGGCTTGGCAAGTCAGCAGGACCCGTTTCGTAAAATGCGCGCCTGGCAGGCGCCGGTGGCGACAGTGCAGATCGCCCTAGAGGAGGCGGGCAAGCCCATCGAATTTATTCTTACCGATTCGTATACTCTAGCGGGCGAACTGGCCTTTTACTGGCTAACCCCGATGCCTGTTTACATCACCGGCAACGCCACGCGCCGTTACAATCAACACGATCTATGGCCCGGCATCGAACGCGAGGCGGGGCGTAATGGCGCGTACATAAGTACCTCCACCGAACCGCCGCCGGAATTACTGCGCGCCTTCACCCATTGCGTGCTGCTCCCGCCGGTGACCGCCTATGCGCCCGACGGCGCCGTGCTGCGCACCCTCTACGCAAGACACTGCACGGGCTATCAGCCGATTACCTGGCCGCGCCCGTCGCGTTATTAA